From Oryctolagus cuniculus chromosome 17, mOryCun1.1, whole genome shotgun sequence, a single genomic window includes:
- the TRIM47 gene encoding E3 ubiquitin-protein ligase TRIM47 codes for MDGSGPFSCPICLEALREPVTLPCGHNFCLACLGALWPNRGAGSTGGPGGAARCPLCQEPFPDGLQLRKNHTLSELLQLRQGSGPGPGPGPGSGSAPGPTPVPNPEPSAPSAPPSALEPSAPCAPEPWPEGEEPVRCDACPEGAALPAALSCLSCLASFCPAHLGPHERSPALRGHRLVPPLRRLEESLCPRHLRPLERYCRAERVCLCEACAAQEHCGHELVALEQERALQEAEQPKVLSEVEDRMDELGAGIAQARRTVALIKSAAVAERERVSRLFAEAAAALQGFQTQVLGFIEEGEASMLGRSQGDLRRQEEQRSRLSRARHNLSQVPEADSVSFLQELLALRLALEEGCGPGPGPPRELSFTKSSQAVRAVRDVLAAACASQWQQLRGLGSDEEGLQKLGSEADAESQEPDSTNLLESEAPRDYFLKFAYIVDLDSDTADKFLQLFGTKGVKRVLCPINYPESPTRFTHCEQVLGEGALDRGTYYWEVEIIEGWVSVGVMAEGFSPQEPYDRGRLGRNAHSCCLQWNGRSFSVWFHGLEAPLPHPFSPTVGVCLEYADRALAFYAVRDGKVSLLRRLRASRLRRSGALASPADPFQSRLDSHFAGLFSHKLKPAFFLESVDAHLQIGPLKKSCISVLKRR; via the exons ATGGACGGCAGTGGCCCCTTCAGCTGCCCCATCTGCCTGGAGGCGCTCCGGGAGCCGGTGACGCTGCCCTGCGGCCACAACTTCTGCCTCGCCTGCCTGGGCGCGCTCTGGCCGAACCGCGGCGCGGGAAGCACCGGCGGGCCCGGAGGCGCGGCCCGCTGCCCGCTGTGCCAGGAGCCCTTCCCCGACGGCCTACAGCTCCGAAAGAACCACACGCTGTCCGAGCTGCTGCAGCTCCGCCAGGGCTCGGGCCCTGGGCCCGGGCCCGGACCGGGATCGGGGTCAGCCCCGGGGCCGACCCCTGTCCCCAACCCGGAGCCTTCGGCGCCCAGCGCGCCGCCCAGCGCCCTGGAACCGTCGGCTCCCTGCGCGCCCGAGCCGTGGCCGGAGGGCGAAGAGCCGGTGCGCTGCGACGCGTGCCCCGAGGGCGCGGCCCTGCCGGcggctctctcctgcctctcctgcctcGCCTCCTTCTGCCCCGCGCACCTGGGCCCGCATGAGCGCAGCCCCGCGCTACGCGGGCACCGCCTCGTGCCGCCGCTGCGCCGGCTGGAGGAGAGCCTGTGCCCGCGCCACCTGCGGCCGCTGGAGCGCTACTGCCGCGCCGAGCGCGTGTGCCTGTGCGAGGCCTGCGCTGCCCAGGAACACTGCGGCCACGAGCTGGTGGCGCTGGAGCAGGAGCGCGCGCTCCAGGAG GCCGAGCAGCCCAAAGTCCTGAGCGAGGTGGAGGACCGCATGGACGAGCTGGGCGCGGGCATCGCGCAGGCCCGACGCACGGTGGCCCTCATCAAG AGTGCAGCCGTGGCAGAGCGGGAGAGGGTGAGCCGGCTGTTTGCCGAGGCCGCGGCCGCCCTGCAAGGCTTCCAGACCCAGGTGCTGGGCTTCATCGAGGAGGGCGAGGCCAGCATGTTGGGCCGCTCCCAGGGGGACCTGCGACGCCAGGAGGAGCAGCGCAGCCGCCTGAGCCGGGCCCGCCACAACCTCAGCCAGGTGCCCGAAGCCGACTCGGTCAGCTTCCTGCAG GAGCTGCTGGCACTCAGGCTGGCCCTGGAGGAGGGGtgcggccctggccctggcccccccAGGGAGCTCAGCTTCACCAAGTCCTCCCAAGCTGTGCGCGCAGTGAGAGACGTGCTGGCGGCGGCCTGCGCCAGCCAGTGGCAGCAGCTGCGGGGGCTGGGCAGCGACGAAGAGGGGCTGCAGAAGCTGGGCTCGGAAG CCGATGCCGAGTCCCAGGAGCCCGACAGCACCAACCTGCTGGAGAGCGAAGCTCCCAGGGACTACTTCCTCAAGT TCGCCTACATCGTGGACCTGGACAGCGACACGGCAGACAAGTTCCTGCAGCTGTTTGGAACCAAAGGCGTCAAGAGGGTGCTGTGTCCCATCAACTACCCGGAGTCTCCCACCCGCTTCACCCACTGCGAACAGGTGCTGGGTGAGGGCGCCCTGGACCGGGGCACCTACTACTGGGAGGTGGAGATCATCGAGGGCTGGGTCAGCGTGGGGGTCATGGCCGAAGGCTTCTCCCCGCAAGAGCCCTACGACCGCGGCCGGCTGGGCCGCAACGCCcactcctgctgcctgcagtggaaTGGACGCAGCTTCTCCGTCTGGTTCCACGGGCTGGAggcgcccctgccccaccccttctCGCCCACCGTGGGCGTGTGCCTGGAGTATGCCGACCGTGCCCTGGCCTTCTACGCCGTGCGGGACGGCAAGGTGAGCCTCCTGCGCAGGCTGAGGGCCTCCCGGCTTCGCCGGAGCGGCGCCCTGGCCTCGCCCGCCGACCCCTTCCAGAGCCGCTTGGACAGCCACTTTGCGGGGCTCTTCAGCCACAAGCTCAAGCCCGCCTTCTTCCTGGAGAGCGTGGACGCCCACCTGCAGATCGGGCCCCTCAAGAAGTCCTGCATTTCTGTGCTCAAGAGGAGGTGA